TTAATAAATACTTCAAACTCATCAGGAAGCATCGTTCCTGCAGTATCACATATGGTAATGATATTAGCCCCTGCATCTATAGCCGTCTCGATTGCCTGCTTTAAAAATGCAAGATCACTCCTGCTCGCATCGTCTGCAATAAATTCAACTTCATTGCAATAGCTGCGGCATTTTTTTACAGAATTTTCTATGCACTCTAAAATCTCTTCCGGTTTCATTTGTGTTAAATACTCCATCTGAACTATGCTAACCGGTGCAGGTACTTGCAGTCTAGGAAATCTCGCTCCTTTAAGAACCTCCCAAGTCGAATCTATCTTCTCTCCAACTAAATCCACGGGAACTGCCACTACACTGTTTCTAACAGCTGAAGCAATTGATTTTACGAGCAAGCTATCTACTTTCTTATTCCTTAATTCATCCAGTTCAATAACGGAAACATCCAGTTTATCCAGTAGTTTTGAAAGCTCAATTTTCTCCTTGAAACTAAGGCTAAAATCTCTCGAAATACTTGCCTCTTTAATTGTCACATCACTTATGTACACTCTTTCCATCATAAACCCTCCATTTTTGTAATAAAAAAATCCCTAGAGCAAAATGCTCAGGGACGAAATTATCGCGGTACCACCCTTATTATTCAATTCTCACGAAATTGAATCACTCTCGAACTCTAACAAGTTCACAGCCGATTACGGGGCGACCGGGTTAAACTCAAAGCCTTCGTAAAACCAACTCCGGAATTAGACTGATGATTATTTTCGGTATCGACTCACACCAAATGCCGACTCTCTGAAACTCTCCAATAATATCATAGCTCCTTCAAAGTATTTTAATATTGAATTATGAGAATTTTACCATATATTAAAATAATATGCAAGCACTTTAATGTGATTAGAGATAAAAGCTTTGAAGTGTAATTTTAGTAAACCTAAAAAAACATCATATAGCTTCATCCATACCAAATTATCGTACAGGTTTATAGGCGTATTGCCTTGATATCCTGCGCTCAGGTTCGATATCAAATAGATAAAGAACTACTAAAAACAACCATTCTAAAGGTTTCATCAAAAGATAAACAGTATCGGCTCTCCAAGGTGAATTAATATGTCTTGATATAGGATAGCCGTATTTATCGTAAAAATCCCTTATAGCTTTATGAAACTTTGGCAGCTTTTCTTCCAATAATTGTTCAAAGGCATTGGCAATACACAATTGTCGATTCACAAGTATTGTCTCCCCACCTCTTGTGCCCGGCCTAAGTGGTTTGACTAGTCTAGGATGACCGGCAACTGCGACAGTGCATAGATAATGTTGATCGAACATTTCATTAGGTGGTGCTATTTTTTGAGATAAATTCCAATCTGCTGTCTCGGTCCAAACTCTATAAAAACTGTCCGGTCTTTGTCCGATTATTATTGAAATCATAATTACGATTCCCAGTAATGGCAGTGTAAAAATAAAAGCAATCAGAGGCCAGTTTAAAGAATTTTTTAGTAATGCATTAACTTTTCCCTTCCATGTATTTGGATTCTCCATCACTTCCACTTCAGATTTATCCAATGGCTCTTCCATTTTTTCTTGGTCATTCCATTCAATAATAACCTCTTTGATCACTTTAATTAAGATTAAAACAAAATTAAATGGCGCAAGTGCAAGTAATGGATCGGATGTAACGGTTCCAAAAACTTGAAGTATCCACATTACACATATTCCGATTCCCAAGTAAAGACTTGAAATACAAATCACAGCAAAAAGTGGAGGTGTCTCTTTTATGGACTTGATTCTAAGGTAAATATAAGCTCCCAAAGCCATGACCACCGGAATTATAAATCCAGGCAAATATTCTATGGATAGCATAAAATGCTTTTCATTATTTTTGAGCACTGTGTCCCAAGGTACAAATCTAATATCCATTAAACTCATGTATAGGCCGGTAAACACAGTTCCAAGTATTATAGTTACTACATCTATCTTTTTCCCCGCCAGCTTTATCCTTTTATCGTTAGTTCTCATAAATAAAAAGACTATATTCAGCAAAGTAAGAATTCCCGGATATACAAAAAACCCCAAAATTAGAGCTCCAAAAAATATCCCCTGAGGCATCTCTTTAATCGTTCCACTTCCATCGGCTATAAAAATATATGTTGCAAATAATAGCATCAGGATTATGCTAATTCCCAGCGAGTAGAGAATCGGTAGTTTATATAATCTATCAATATATTTTTTGAATTTATCCTTCATTTCACTTACCTTCCAGTTTTAATATTAGAATTATACTACTTTTCATTGCTCTCCAATGCAATATCACACATCCCATTTAGTGAGCGATCATCGATTCTTATGATTTTGCGAATGTAGGATATTGTTCAACTATTTTAATTGCAACTTCTCTATCCATATTTGGGGTTAATAAAACAAATTCTATGATTTCATCTTTCGACAGGTTTCCAATATAATAATTTTCAATGCCTTTTTAACTTCTTCCACAGATATTAGTGTTTTAACGATATTTTCACTCCATTTTTTATTATTGCCAAATTATATTATCTTTCTCCGTTTAGCCTCTTCTATCAATTTTGGCTGAATCAATGGATATGTCCAATTTTCTACAAGATTGGTAGTTATGATTATTTTTTCAATTTCACTGCGTAGTTCTTCCTCAAACTCAATAATATCTGCAGTATAAAGCATCCCATATGTTTCTTGCCCATTGAAATTATTTGCAGAAGTAACTGAGTAGACACAAACTGGCTTTATGCTATATTCAATAGCACCCGTTTCTTCATATAATTCTCGTTTTGCCGTGTCTATTATTTGCTCTCCACTTTCTCGGTGTCCACCGGGAATTTCATACGTGTTTCGTTCTTTGTGTTTGCAAAAAACCCATTGATTGTTTTTTTTTGCTATGATAACAGCAAATTTCAATAAACTATCATCAATTGCATCATAAAATTTGACTTCTGTCACTTTCAACATCCACCTTCCAAATAAGAATAACTTGAAATTCTTGATCTTGATTTTCCTTTATAATAACTGATTTACACCATTAGTAGACTTTATCGACTAGTTTTAATCCTTTAAAATATTTTTTTCCATTCTATAACAAATAAGTATCATTCCTAAAATTGAAGGTATTAAAATAATAAAAATACCAGTAAAATAGTTATATAGATTAAAAACTTCTCCTAATATCATTGTAATCAACGTAATAATTATTCCTATAATTCCTAACTTAATACCGGATTTATTCCAATAGATATTTCCATTGGTCCAATTAGATTCACTTTTAACAAGTCTTGGAAGAGCATAATGAGACAAACCTCTATACTTATAAGAAGAGAATCTTTCTCTTCCTCTTTTAAATTCTTCTCTAATTTTCTTAGGTGGATATGGTTTTGGATTATTTAAACTATTATAATTAACGAAAATGATTAAAATATATATACCTAGAAATACTAAATATAAATTCTTACTCATAAAACGCCTCCTATTTATATAGATATTTGTGATTAAACAATACTTGATTATGATACAACCACTTATTTTCAAAACAACTTCGCAAACGGGGTCAGGCCTGACTTAATTGACTTTTCGTATTTTTATCCACTTTCCCCTAGTATCTTATCGGTTTCCATATTTTAATTATTCTATTGTTTCTACATTTATTAATTATGTATTATAGTCTTGTTACTTTTTTATCTAACAATTTCATTACTGATATCTCTATTAGCTTCTATATTCATTTATTATACACCCTCTATGAATTCCTTAAAACTACCCTCATTTAAAAGAAATGAAAAAGAGGCTTTGAGCCTCTCTACATACTAACTACTTCGTAGTCTTCCTGTATGTACTTTTTCATTCCCGCATGTCCGTTCATATCAGATAGTTCGGGAATTCCTGCTTTAACACAATCCTCATAGACTTCCATTACCTTTGAGCATGCTACGCAAAAACCAGCGATAAGTCCTGCATTTTTTGCTTTGTTGTAGATTGGATTGTTTTCACTTTCAAAAACCGGAATCAGCTTTACAGAAGCTCCTTCAAAGATAATCTTAGCTTCCATCCCCGACTCATTCATGTCCAGTGCATTTAAGAGTATATGATTAAAGCACATTTTTTCACCCGTCATTCC
The sequence above is a segment of the Peptoniphilaceae bacterium AMB_02 genome. Coding sequences within it:
- a CDS encoding DUF6688 family protein; translated protein: MKDKFKKYIDRLYKLPILYSLGISIILMLLFATYIFIADGSGTIKEMPQGIFFGALILGFFVYPGILTLLNIVFLFMRTNDKRIKLAGKKIDVVTIILGTVFTGLYMSLMDIRFVPWDTVLKNNEKHFMLSIEYLPGFIIPVVMALGAYIYLRIKSIKETPPLFAVICISSLYLGIGICVMWILQVFGTVTSDPLLALAPFNFVLILIKVIKEVIIEWNDQEKMEEPLDKSEVEVMENPNTWKGKVNALLKNSLNWPLIAFIFTLPLLGIVIMISIIIGQRPDSFYRVWTETADWNLSQKIAPPNEMFDQHYLCTVAVAGHPRLVKPLRPGTRGGETILVNRQLCIANAFEQLLEEKLPKFHKAIRDFYDKYGYPISRHINSPWRADTVYLLMKPLEWLFLVVLYLFDIEPERRISRQYAYKPVR
- a CDS encoding NUDIX domain-containing protein: MTEVKFYDAIDDSLLKFAVIIAKKNNQWVFCKHKERNTYEIPGGHRESGEQIIDTAKRELYEETGAIEYSIKPVCVYSVTSANNFNGQETYGMLYTADIIEFEEELRSEIEKIIITTNLVENWTYPLIQPKLIEEAKRRKII